In one Ananas comosus cultivar F153 linkage group 12, ASM154086v1, whole genome shotgun sequence genomic region, the following are encoded:
- the LOC109718486 gene encoding synapsin-1-like, whose protein sequence is MSRAHEFAEGPRAPAAGGPGHSSRCWPSPQVVQRAGPARAPDARQPGQRSRCRPGLGPVAGQVSSPSAGRAWPSPSRPGRARSYAAGWTGPVLQLRAGSVPLRSGPDRALSARSPATGRPGRQATSGPGRARKSVGGRDKSPHPLRGGPRRLASFWAAGWRREAHGAGPGPVR, encoded by the coding sequence ATGAGCCGGGCCCACGAGTTCGCAGAGGGCCCCCGCGCTCCGGCTGCAGGCGGCCCGGGCCACAGCTCCCGATGCTGGCCGAGCCCGCAAGTTGTGCAGCGGGCCGGACCGGCCCGCGCGCCTGATGCTAGGCAGCCGGGCCAACGCTCCCGCTGCAGGCCTGGTTTGGGGCCCGTGGCGGGCCAGGTCAGTTCTCCATCTGCGGGCCGCGCCTGGCCTTCCCCCAGCAGACCGGGCCGGGCCCGCTCGTATGCAGCAGGCTGGACCGGGCCAGTGCTCCAGCTGAGGGCTGGGTCTGTCCCCCTCCGAAGCGGGCCGGACCGGGCTCTCTCGGCCCGCTCGCCCGCTACGGGCAGGCCGGGCCGTCAAGCCACCAGCGGGCCAGGCCGGGCCCGCAAGTCAGTAGGAGGCCGGGACAAATCCCCGCATCCGCTGCGGGGCGGGCCGCGCCGGCTCGCCAGTTTCTGGGCGGCCGGGTGGCGCCGCGAAGCGCACGGCGCTGGGCCTGGTCCTGTGCGGTAG
- the LOC109717925 gene encoding thioredoxin domain-containing protein PLP3B-like: protein MDPDSVRSTLSGLALGNVMAAAARDYQKEILAKEKAPATSATNQEVDLDELLDDPELEKLHAERVAALKKEVEKREVLKRQGHGEYREISEGDFLGEVTGSEKVVCHFYHREFYRCKIMDKHLKALAPLYFNTKFIKIDAENAPFFVTKLAIKTLPCIVLFRNGVAFDRLVGFQDLCSRDDFTTRALENLLKKKGIIDERKGDGDEEDENDDTDHPRNRSIRSSAVQDSDSD, encoded by the exons ATGGATCCGGATTCGGTTCGATCCACGCTATCGGGCCTCGCATTGGGCAATGTAATGGCCGCGGCCGCGAGGGACTACCAAAAG GAAATTCTAGCTAAAGAGAAGGCTCCAGCAACATCTGCTACCAACCAGGAAGTCGATCTTGATGAATTGTTGGAT GACCCAGAACTGGAGAAACTGCACGCAGAGAGGGTAGCCGCTCTCAAG AAAGAGGTCGAGAAGCGAGAAGTCCTAAAGAGGCAAGGGCATGGAGAGTATAGAGAAATATCCGAAGGTGACTTCCTCGGAGAGGTCACTGGTAGTGAAAAAGTCGTGTGCCATTTCTACCACCGAGAATTTTATCGTTGCAA GATAATGGATAAGCATCTGAAGGCTCTAGCACCACTGTACTTCAACACGAAGTTCATCAAGATCGACGCTGAA AATGCGCCGTTTTTTGTGACGAAACTAGCCATTAAGACATTGCCTTGCATCGTACTGTTCAG GAACGGCGTAGCTTTTGATAGGCTGGTTGGATTTCAGGATCTCTGCAGCAGAGATGATTTCACCACAAGAGCTTTAGAGAACCTTCTTAAAAAGAaag GTATCATTGACGAAAGAAAAGGAGACGGCGACGAGGAAGATGAAAACGACGACACAGATCATCCCAGAAACAGGAGCATTAGATCCTCAGCTGTTCAGGATTCTGATTCAGATTGA
- the LOC109718914 gene encoding uncharacterized protein LOC109718914 has translation MGSSSSKPTTSNEALVLCKERMHYIKRAIDARNSLSAAHLLYIRSLRSTGNALRRYAEPDLSVESSISASEVEKSPSHSSYASPSPSREHAAASPQLANASYMRATKSASVTVTVEREAAHFVEHESLRSPPPPLPPVSLESNSSWDFFDPIDAISFSSRLKGLRQVREAEVVPLIEEETKKSHEMQEEVVDMYGSIIDEALGDEGEEEVLAEREDAAEYITHRAKDFLSSMRDIEHRFLRAAEAGNEMSRMLETNKIRLSICSDLSGRPPTSRFLTAFHRVCCNGETPLNQESTQNATKVITWNRSVSSLSSSSKNPLTSTARDDGGDSSSDFIEEFSMISGSHSSTLNRLYAWERKLYDEIKASECIRKAYDQKCTQLRHQFARDLNAELIDKTRAVVKDLHSRLSVAIQAVDSISKRIERMRDEELLPQLVELIHGLIRMWKNMLECHHSQFITISLAYHAKSSTTSTPPSRDGHRKQALVHLKNELEFFSSSFTNWVDALESYVAALNSWLQKCVLQPQENRRGRRRAIFPPRQALSPPIFVLCSDWLTGMRVVPYDFLRDCVKELTTLLHDFIEKLVEEDKKRKEERGEIGGTEKIENYSKLVSLQASLAKVFDKLAKFSEASLKVYEDVKQGHEIARTAYKNGGI, from the exons ATGGGTTCTTCAAGCTCTAAACCCACCACCAGCAATGAAGCATTGGTTCTCTGCAAGGAGAGAATGCATTACATCAAGCGCGCGATCGACGCGCGGAATTCGCTATCCGCGGCGCATTTGCTGTACATCCGGTCCCTTCGTAGCACCGGAAATGCTCTGCGGCGATACGCGGAGCCTGATCTTTCGGTCGAGTCGTCGATCTCGGCCTCCGAAGTAGAGAAATCCCCAAGCCACTCTTCCTACGCATCGCCGTCGCCTTCCCGCGAGCATGCCGCCGCTTCTCCTCAGCTCGCAAATGCGAGCTACATGAGAGCGACGAAGAGTGCTTCTGTAACGGTGACGGTGGAGCGAGAAGCAGCTCACTTTGTTGAGCATGAATCTCTCCGCTcccccccgccgccgctgccgccggtTTCCCTTGAATCGAATTCCTCATGGGACTTCTTCGACCCTATCGATGCGATAAGTTTTAGTAGTAGATTGAAGGGTTTGAGACAAGTAAGAGAAGCCGAAGTGGTTCCTTTAATCGAAGAGGAAACGAAAAAGTCCCATGAAATGCAAGAGGAGGTGGTCGACATGTATGGGAGTATCATTGATGAAGCTCTAGGGgacgagggagaggaagaagtaTTAGCGGAAAGGGAGGATGCTGCCGAGTACATTACACATAGGGCCAAAGATTTTCTTTCTAGCATGAGGGACATCGAACACCGGTTTCTTAGGGCAGCAGAAGCGGGCAATGAGATGTCGAGAATGCTCGAGACTAACAAAATCAGGCTAAGTATTTGTTCTGATTTATCAG GCAGACCACCCACTTCAAGATTTCTCACAGCATTTCATCGAGTTTGCTGCAATGGGGAGACTCCCCTTAATCAAG AATCTACGCAAAATGCTACGAAGGTCATCACTTGGAATCGTTCAGTCTCGTCCCTGTCATCATCATCCAAGAACCCTCTTACATCGACAGCGAGAGATGATGGCGGCGATAGTAGTAGTGATTTTATTGAGGAATTTTCCATGATTTCGGGAAGCCATTCTTCTACGCTGAACAGGCTGTATGCATGGGAAAGAAAACTTTACGATGAAATCAAG GCTAGCGAATGTATTCGGAAGGCCTATGATCAGAAGTGTACTCAGCTCAGACACCAATTTGCCCGAGATCTCAACGCAGAATTGATCGATAAAACGCGAGCTGTTGTAAAGGATCTGCATTCGCGATTAAGTGTAGCCATTCAAGCGGTTGATTCAATATCCAAACGAATCGAGAGGATGAGGGATGAGGAATTGCTCCCTCAACTCGTCGAGCTCATTCATGG GTTAATCAGGATGTGGAAAAACATGCTTGAATGCCACCATTCTCAATTCATCACAATCTCCTTAGCTTACCATGCCAAAAGCTCGACGACCTCGACGCCTCCCTCACGAGACGGGCACCGCAAGCAGGCCTTGGTGCACCTAAAGAATGAGCTGGAGTTCTTCAGCTCGAGCTTCACAAACTGGGTCGACGCGCTCGAATCCTATGTTGCGGCGCTCAACTCGTGGCTCCAGAAGTGCGTCCTCCAACCGCAAGAAAACAGAAGGGGAAGGAGAAGAGCCATCTTCCCCCCTCGACAAGCGCTCTCTCCTCCGATATTCGTTCTCTGCAGCGATTGGCTCACGGGGATGAGAGTGGTTCCGTACGATTTTCTTCGCGATTGTGTTAAAGAACTCACCACCCTCCTCCATGACTTCATTGAAAAGTTGGTAGAAGAggacaagaaaaggaaagaagagcGGGGAGAGATCGGCGGAACCGAGAAGATCGAAAATTACTCCAAGTTGGTTAGTTTGCAGGCGAGTTTAGCGAAGGTGTTCGACAAGTTGGCGAAGTTCTCCGAGGCCTCTTTGAAAGTATACGAAGATGTGAAGCAAGGACATGAGATTGCGCGCACCGCGTATAAAAATGGCGGGATCTAA
- the LOC109718823 gene encoding uncharacterized protein LOC109718823, producing the protein MDMEIQEEMEMLLNEIPHATSPRLHHHHHHHPHHPHHINHHDHGHGHGHHHLHHGGHGGYPSHGNGHGMDDDGVVKYHVVPIHGMYGAAADDPSAFRGLHHGHGIMDGHACLSPPPFLSDESPASSSLSGTPSPMGDDDAVGNERLVEKLLSMHITPPTMAQSICENNPIDPSLFRSHSQYNFVKNGVQTDVNSTPSSVLAQSLLFNESTMHCSSDFHPNDATTLQRGFSLWGEEEEHVDHFFPGMDAGDFFPAMDADDFFPSAFYSTVPNGESVLSPSCISSPNALHKNYQNIENFGFKDSFDVYGRGINEFSLNSLDSRCLPRRNRQNVENFGFEDSLIIQGRDLHYAGNRSFENTKSRKKMQFNEKSHFRGNRFENMGSLCSVMCPNLCKSPNFSVKDESLMDVKGKATDQQGCRVLQHKLDEGKHMVDAIFHGIADHVVELMEDQFGNYLMQKLLGVCDEEQRMSIVVALTKDPINLVGISLNMHGTRAVQKLIETLKIKQQISLVVSALKLGFLDLIKDLNGNHVLQCCLERLPLEDNKFIFDAAAIHCVDIATHSQGCCVLQRCIKHSTGKERMALVEKVSANGFQLAQDPYGNYAVQCVMDLEIPRVIVNLKSQFEGKYVLLSTQKFSSNVVEKCLTVFGDDDRATIIFELLSVSNFDRLLQDPFANYVIYCAIQNTKGSLHAALIEAILPHAPMLRTSPYCKRIFALILPRK; encoded by the exons aTGGACATGGAGATACAGGAGGAGATGGAGATGCTGTTGAATGAGATACCCCATGCCACATCTCCACGtctccatcatcatcatcatcatcatcctcatcaTCCTCATCACATTAATCATCATGACCATGGCCATGGCCATGGTCATCATCATCTCCATCATGGTGGACATGGTGGgtacccctctcatggtaatGGTCATGGCATGGATGATGATGGCGTGGTGAAGTACCATGTCGTGCCCATCCATGGCATGTATGGTGCGGCCGCCGATGACCCATCGGCGTTCCGTGGCCTCCATCATGGCCATGGCATCATGGATGGCCATGCATGTTTGTCCCCGCCCCCGTTCCTCTCCGACGAGTCCCCGGCCTCGAGCTCCCTCTCCGGGACACCGTCTCCTATGGGGGACGACGATGCCGTGGGGAACGAGCGATTGGTGGAGAAGCTCCTCTCCATGCACATAACCCCTCCAACAATGGCTCAATCGATTTGTGAGAACAACCCAATTGACCCATCTCTCTTTCGTAGTCATTCTCAGTATAATTTTGTGAAAAACGGCGTCCAAACTGATGTTAATTCGACTCCGAGCTCTGTTCTTGCGCAATCCCTGTTGTTTAATGAAAGTACGATGCATTGTTCTTCGGATTTTCATCCGAATGATGCTACCACCCTACAAAGAGGGTTTTCTCTGtggggagaggaagaagagcatGTTGATCATTTCTTTCCAGGAATGGATGCTGGTGATTTCTTTCCTGCAATGGATGCTGATGATTTCTTTCCTAGTGCATTTTACAGTACAGTGCCGAACGGAGAATCTGTATTGTCTCCAAGTTGTATAAGTTCTCCAAATGCACtgcataaaaattatcaaaacatCGAGAATTTCGGATTCAAAGATAGCTTTGATGTATACGGTAGAGGGATAAATGAGTTCTCTCTGAATAGTTTGGATTCTCGATGTTTGCCACGGAGGAACCGTCAAAATGTTGAGAATTTTGGATTCGAGGACAGCTTAATTATACAAGGGAGAGACCTGCATTATGCGGGTAATCGTTCATTCGAGAACACGAAGTCGAGAAAGAAAATGCAATTTAATGAGAAGTCGCATTTTAGAGGAAACCGGTTTGAAAATATGGGGAGTTTGTGCAGCGTCATGTGTCCTAACCTTTGTAAGTCTCCGAATTTTTCAGTGAAGGATGAAAGTTTGATGGATGTGAAAGGGAAAGCGACGGACCAGCAAGGATGTAGGGTTTTGCAGCATAAGTTAGATGAAGGGAAACACATGGTGGATGCGATATTTCATGGGATTGCTGATCATGTGGTGGAGCTCATGGAGGACCAGTTTGGGAATTATCTCATGCAGAAGCTCCTGGGTGTTTGTGATGAAGAACAGAGGATGAGCATCGTAGTTGCATTGACAAAAGATCCTATCAATCTTGTTGGAATCTCTCTTAATATGCATGG GACAAGAGCAGTACAGAAGCTGATAGAGACTCTTAAAATCAAGCAACAGATTTCTCTGGTTGTTTCAGCCTTAAAGCTGGGTTTTCTAGATCTCATCAAAGATCTTAACGGCAATCATGTGTTACAATGTTGCCTGGAACGTCTTCCGCTGGAGGATAATAAG TTTATTTTTGATGCTGCTGCAATTCACTGTGTCGATATTGCAACACATAGTCAAGGCTGTTGTGTCCTGCAGCGATGCATTAAGCATTCTACTGGTAAAGAACGAATGGCGTTGGTCGAAAAAGTTTCTGCTAATGGATTTCAACTAGCTCAAGATCCATATGG aAACTATGCTGTTCAATGTGTCATGGACTTGGAAATCCCAAGGGTAATTGTGAACTTGAAATCTCAATTCGAAGGAAAATATGTCCTGCTCTCGACGCAAAAATTCAGCAGTAATGTGGTGGAGAAATGCCTTACAGTTTTCGGAGATGATGACAGGGCAACTATAATATTCGAGCTACTCTCTGTATCTAACTTTGATCGACTACTTCAAGACCCTTTCGCCAACTATGTAATATACTGTGCTATTCAGAATACCAAG GGTTCTCTTCATGCTGCACTGATCGAGGCCATCCTTCCACACGCGCCAATGCTCCGAACCAGCCCGTATTGTAAGCGCATCTTTGCACTAATCCTGCCAAGGAAGTGA
- the LOC109718226 gene encoding pentatricopeptide repeat-containing protein At4g19890, with translation MPPPPRRGGAALLRCLPSSPFLLPLSPATSPLSPYTFSSAPQRSHLPHRTTLSSPPLQTPPPNSPTQPFPIPIPLLFRLHKMCRLISDAYEDGDRAPSIPPNQCDPRRSGFRRLSPRLRTKVSDGHELLPLGEFSPQFRYLMRFYITTAICLTNRGNLEKAQEVMRCMAKSFSEIGRLQEAVEMVFEMRSNGLPFSVHTMNCVLRVAVELDDVGYARKLFDEMSLNGVYPDSCGFKTMISGYCRGGRTDEIEKLFKAMEERGFCIDNSTCTLMLNVFAKKGLFNKAVSVFRKMCDMGLSPNVINYTALIDGLCKKGSVKQAFQVLEEMVERGIKPNVYTHTTLIGGLCKIGWTERAFRLFLKLVRSDSYKPNVNTYTAMIGGYCREGKVSRAEMLLARMREQGLVPNTHTYTTLIDGHCKEGNLDRAFALLEIMKREGFLPNVCTYNVLINGLCKKGRVDKAYRLLQMCSIEGLRLDKFTYTTLISEHCKKGQMSHALQLFDQMSQSGCDPDVKTYTTLITAYSRQKKMEECEKLLEKCLKMELALTKQTYTSMIGGYCKIGRSSSALRVFEKMMKDGCVADAVTYGALISGLCKESRLEEARAFYEGMLDKGLVPCEVTRITLAFEYCKREKASAAMSMLQKLEKKQKARTSNILVRKLSCEGKVEIAYLFINKLLSEDCVVDRVTYIAFVNGCYENNRYSLASELSEKISKGANFDTKENTPIT, from the coding sequence atgccgccgccgccgcgccgcggcggcgcggccctcctccgctgcctcccctcctctcccttcctcctccctctctctcctgcCACATCGCCATTATCACCCTACACCTTCTCCTCCGCTCCTCAACGATCCCACCTTCCCCATCGCACAAccctctcctcccctcctctccaAACCCCACCTCCCAATTCCCCGACCCAACCATTTCCAATCCCCATTCCCCTCCTCTTCCGCCTCCACAAGATGTGTCGCCTCATCTCCGACGCCTACGAGGACGGCGACCGAGCGCCTTCGATCCCTCCAAACCAATGTGACCCCCGAAGAAGCGGTTTCCGTCGCCTCTCTCCTCGTCTGAGAACGAAGGTCAGCGATGGCCATGAGCTTCTTCCACTGGGCGAATTCTCCCCCCAGTTTAGGTATTTGATGAGGTTCTACATCACCACCGCGATTTGTTTGACCAACAGGGGCAATTTGGAGAAGGCCCAGGAGGTGATGAGGTGCATGGCGAAGAGCTTCTCGGAGATCGGGAGGTTGCAGGAGGCCGTAGAGATGGTTTTCGAGATGAGGAGCAATGGCTTACCATTTAGTGTCCACACCATGAATTGCGTTCTTAGGGTTGCTGTTGAATTGGATGATGTAGGGTATGCTCGGAAGCTGTTCGACGAAATGTCTCTTAATGGAGTCTATCCCGATTCGTGTGGTTTTAAGACTATGATCTCCGGTTATTGTAGAGGAGGCCGCACGGATGAGATTGAGAAGTTGTTTAAGGCGATGGAAGAGAGAGGCTTTTGCATCGACAATTCGACGTGCACTTTGATGCTGAATGTGTTTGCCAAGAAGGGTTTGTTTAATAAAGCGGTCAGTGTTTTTAGGAAGATGTGTGATATGGGTTTGTCACCGAATGTGATTAATTACACCGCTCTTATCGATGGATTGTGCAAGAAGGGCAGTGTGAAGCAAGCGTTCCAGGTGCTCGAGGAAATGGTCGAACGAGGGATAAAGCCGAATGTTTATACGCATACCACATTGATCGGTGGATTATGTAAGATCGGATGGACGGAAAGGGCTTTTAGGCTTTTTCTGAAGCTCGTGAGAAGCGATTCTTATAAGCCGAACGTTAATACCTACACTGCTATGATCGGAGGGTATTGTAGGGAGGGTAAGGTTTCTCGAGCTGAGATGTTGCTGGCGAGGATGCGTGAACAAGGGTTGGTCCCGAATACGCACACTTACACTACTCTTATTGACGGGCATTGTAAAGAGGGAAATTTGGACCGGGCGTTTGCGTTGCTCGAAATTATGAAAAGAGAAGGCTTTCTCCCTAATGTTTGTACATATAATGTACTGATTAATGGGTTGTGCAAGAAAGGAAGGGTTGATAAAGCTTACAGGTTGCTTCAAATGTGCTCAATAGAAGGTTTGCGACTTGATAAATTTACTTATACTACACTCATTAGTGAGCATTGTAAAAAGGGTCAAATGTCACATGCCCTGCAATTATTTGATCAAATGTCGCAATCCGGTTGCGACCCTGACGTCAAGACGTATACCACTCTAATTACTGCATATAGTAGGCAGAAGAAAATGGAGGAGTGTGAGAAATTATTGGAGAAGTGTCTTAAAATGGAGTTAGCACTGACAAAACAAACATATACGTCAATGATAGGGGGATACTGTAAAATTGGGAGATCGAGTTCGGCTTTGAGGGTCTTCGAGAAGATGATGAAAGATGGATGTGTTGCTGATGCTGTAACATACGGTGCTCTTATAAGTGGGCTTTGCAAAGAGTCAAGACTTGAGGAGGCACGAGCTTTCTACGAGGGCATGCTAGATAAGGGTTTAGTTCCATGTGAAGTGACTCGAATTACACTAGCGTTCGAGTATTGCAAGAGAGAGAAGGCGAGCGCTGCTATGTCTATGTTGCAGAAGCTAGAGAAGAAGCAAAAAGCTCGCACCAGTAATATACTTGTTAGAAAGTTAAGTTGCGAAGGAAAAGTCGAGATAgcatacttgttcattaataaATTGTTGAGTGAAGATTGTGTTGTTGACCGCGTAACTTATATTGCATTTGTCAATGGATGCTATGAGAACAATAGATATTCCCTTGCTTCCGAACTATCGGAGAAGATTTCAAAAGGAGCTAATTTTGATACAAAGGAAAATACACCCATTACTTGA
- the LOC109718487 gene encoding pentatricopeptide repeat-containing protein At1g08070, chloroplastic-like, which translates to MVSVPPGELTPSIHHAPTSPYSSSNHAPTTTTLAPRSTTPSSITDRPSLIRRLSRSGDHHGALALFRDHRRRIKPCDRSISVVLRSCAALRAVRSGEEAHAFALRHSAFGVITRRTVTSLVSFYAHCGLLSHARNLFDKMPHRDVVAWTAMLMAYSDKYDQIDETGLLFIEMLCSGVDPNPHTLTVMLRSATLRFGKQLHCYVMKRSWGSDLFIGSSLIDIYAQNAILDDAHLVFSTIEHKDVVCFNCLISGYSRIGSLDALFYLFDEMRVSGFEPNQSTLVSFLNGCATSGFIGPSMQFHAQAVVRGFVSDEMVQGVIVDMYAKCGDLNAARLTFDRISSATNTVIWNSMICGYGKHGRTNEALRIFESMDFARVRPDYITFICLLSACSHSGLIEEGWRLFNLMIEVHKIAPRSEHLCCMVDLLGRAGLVFEAFEFMHKFKCEPTPSMWGALLSASRACGNVEIAEIASEKLFELERECSASYIVMSSIYAGNGRWDEADEVRELMDDKMVRKEAGCSLIEVGGIVHKFRAGENIGDDKLEVYMMCHKLNLCISDQFDPDFACDLKSFSA; encoded by the coding sequence ATGGTATCAGTCCCACCCGGTGAGCTCACCCCCTCCATCCACCATGCCCCCACCTCCCCCTACTCCTCCTCGAACCAcgcccccaccaccaccaccctcgCACCGCGGAGCACCACACCCTCCTCCATCACCGACCGTCCATCCCTCATCCGACGCCTCTCGCGCTCCGGCGACCACCACGGCGCCCTCGCCCTCTTCCGCGACCACCGCCGCCGCATCAAACCCTGCGACCGCTCCATCTCCGTCGTCCTTCGCAGCTGCGCGGCGCTCCGCGCCGTCCGATCGGGCGAGGAGGCGCACGCCTTCGCGCTCCGGCACAGCGCCTTCGGTGTGATAACACGCCGCACGGTAACCTCCCTCGTCTCCTTCTACGCCCACTGCGGCCTCCTCTCGCATGCGCGGAACCTGTTCGATAAAATGCCTCATAGAGATGTTGTAGCGTGGACCGCCATGTTAATGGCGTATTCCGATAAATATGACCAAATTGACGAAACGGGCTTGCTGTTTATTGAGATGTTGTGCAGTGGCGTTGATCCCAATCCCCACACTCTCACCGTTATGCTGCGTTCGGCGACGCTTCGATTCGGGAAGCAGTTACATTGCTATGTAATGAAGAGGAGTTGGGGCTCTGATCTGTTTATCGGGAGCTCGTTGATCGATATTTATGCTCAAAATGCGATTTTGGATGATGCCCATTTGGTTTTTAGTACAATCGAGCACAAAGATGTCGTTTGTTTCAATTGCTTGATATCGGGTTATAGCCGGATTGGGTCGTTGGACGCGCTCTTCTATCTGTTCGATGAAATGCGTGTATCGGGATTTGAACCGAATCAGTCTACATTAGTGTCATTTCTCAATGGATGTGCGACTTCCGGATTTATAGGTCCTTCGATGCAATTCCATGCTCAAGCAGTCGTAAGGGGATTCGTCTCTGACGAAATGGTTCAAGGCGTTATCGTCGACATGTACGCAAAATGTGGTGATCTTAATGCAGCTCGCCTCACCTTTGATAGAATAAGTAGTGCAACGAACACCGTCATTTGGAATTCGATGATCTGTGGGTACGGAAAGCATGGGCGAACAAATGAAGCTCTTCGAATCTTTGAATCAATGGATTTTGCTAGGGTTCGACCAGATTACATCACATTCATATGCCTCTTGTCGGCTTGTAGCCACTCGGGTTTGATTGAAGAAGGTTGGAGACTATTCAACTTGATGATTGAAGTCCATAAGATAGCTCCTAGAAGCGAGCATTTATGTTGCATGGTTGATCTATTGGGTCGAGCCGGGTTGGTTTTTGAGGCTTTTGAGTTCATGCACAAGTTTAAGTGCGAGCCAACTCCTTCAATGTGGGGGGCTTTGTTAAGTGCTTCTAGGGCATGCGGCAATGTCGAGATCGCAGAAATTGCTTCTGAGAAGCTATTTGAGTTGGAGAGGGAATGCTCGGCGTCTTACATAGTAATGTCGAGTATCTACGCGGGAAATGGACGGTGGGATGAAGCTGATGAAGTTAGGGAGTTGATGGATGATAAGATGGTGAGAAAAGAGGCAGGGTGTAGTTTGATTGAAGTTGGTGGTATTGTGCATAAATTTAGGGCAGGAGAGAATATAGGGGATGATAAGTTAGAGGTGTATATGATGTGCCATAAGTTGAATTTGTGTATATCTGATCAGTTTGATCCTGATTTTGCTTGTGATTTAAAAAGCTTTAGTGCGTAA
- the LOC109718228 gene encoding ras-related protein Rab11D-like, whose translation MGDRVDYVFKVVLIGDSAVGKSQILARFARNEFALDSKATIGVEFQTRTLVIDHKSVKAQIWDTAGQERYRAVTSAYYRGAVGALLVYDITRRQTFDHIPRWLDELRAHADKNIVIMLVGNKTDLVDQRTVPTEDAREFAEKENLFFLETSALEATNIESAFQTVLTEIFNIVNKKNLASDSQSNGNGSAPISGKKIIVPGPAQEIPKSKACCKSL comes from the exons ATGGGGGACAGAGTCGACTACGTGTTCAAGGTGGTGCTCATCGGGGACTCGGCGGTGGGGAAGTCGCAGATCCTGGCGCGGTTCGCGCGGAACGAGTTCGCCCTCGACTCCAAGGCTACGATCGGGGTCGAGTTCCAGACGCGGACCCTCGTCATCGACCACAAGAGCGTCAAGGCCCAGATCTGGGACACCGCGGGACAAGAGAG GTACAGGGCGGTGACGAGCGCATACTACCGCGGCGCGGTGGGGGCTCTGCTGGTCTACGACATAACCAGGCGGCAGACCTTCGACCACATACCGCGGTGGCTGGACGAGCTGCGGGCGCACGCCGACAAGAACATCGTCATCATGCTGGTGGGCAACAAGACCGACCTCGTCGACCAGCGGACCGTGCCAACCGAGGACGCCAGAGAGTTCGCCGAAAAGGAGAACCTCTTCTTCCTCGAGACATCGGCGCTCGAAGCCACCAACATCGAGAGCGCTTTCCAAACCGTTCTAACTGAGATATTCAATATCGTCAATAAGAAGAACCTTGCCTCTGATTCGCAGAGTAACGGTAATGGGAGCGCGCCGATCTCGGGGAAGAAGATTATCGTGCCGGGGCCAGCGCAGGAGATACCGAAGAGCAAGGCCTGCTGCAAAAGTTTGTaa